Proteins found in one Vagococcus carniphilus genomic segment:
- a CDS encoding bifunctional 2-keto-4-hydroxyglutarate aldolase/2-keto-3-deoxy-6-phosphogluconate aldolase, with protein sequence MERVNRLLKIRNAQIVAVIRGSKKSEALDVSRKLLESGIKGIEVTLTTPNALEIVTCLKQEYQNQESIIGAGTVLDKESALLSIQAGAEFIVSPVFDEEVCSLCHLYQIPYIPGCMTVNEMKNALVAGVDIVKLFPSNQFEPTIISSIHAPLPQVTIMPSGGVNSENLLDWFQAGAEVVSVGGELTDTKNDTTLMAQRYIEKLKELSK encoded by the coding sequence ATGGAACGTGTTAATCGATTGTTAAAAATAAGAAATGCTCAAATTGTTGCTGTTATAAGAGGTAGTAAAAAAAGTGAAGCTCTAGATGTTAGTCGTAAATTGTTGGAGAGTGGAATTAAGGGGATTGAAGTAACTTTAACGACACCCAATGCTTTAGAAATAGTTACTTGTTTAAAACAAGAGTACCAAAATCAAGAATCTATTATTGGTGCAGGAACTGTTTTGGATAAAGAGTCAGCTCTCTTATCCATTCAAGCTGGTGCTGAATTTATTGTGAGTCCTGTATTTGATGAAGAGGTTTGTTCTTTATGCCACTTATATCAGATTCCCTATATACCGGGTTGTATGACTGTAAATGAAATGAAAAATGCTCTAGTAGCTGGAGTGGATATCGTTAAGTTATTTCCAAGTAATCAATTTGAACCAACTATTATTTCTTCTATTCATGCACCACTACCGCAGGTGACTATTATGCCAAGTGGTGGAGTTAATAGTGAGAATTTATTAGATTGGTTTCAAGCAGGTGCAGAAGTAGTTAGTGTAGGTGGAGAACTGACGGATACTAAAAATGATACTACTTTGATGGCTCAACGATATATTGAAAAATTAAAAGAATTAAGTAAATAA
- a CDS encoding PTS system mannose/fructose/sorbose family transporter subunit IID, giving the protein MTEQHRIELTKKDRKSVFWRSTFLQGSWNYERMQNGGWAFSMIPAIKKLYTTKEDRAAALERHLEFFNTHPYVASPILGVTLALEEERANGAPVDDAAIQGVKVGMMGPLAGIGDPVFWFTVKPILGALAATLAISGNILGPIIYFVAWNLIRMAFMWYTQEFGYKAGSKITEDLSGGILQDITKGASILGMFILGSLVNRWVSINFTPVVSKVKLDDGAFIDWKNLPNGIEGVKTALEQQAAGLSLSEFKVTTLQDNLDSLITGLVGLLLTLLCMWLLKKKVSPIVIILGLFVSGVLLHVIGLM; this is encoded by the coding sequence ATGACAGAACAACATAGAATTGAATTAACTAAAAAGGATCGTAAGTCTGTTTTCTGGCGTTCAACATTTTTACAAGGTTCTTGGAACTATGAACGTATGCAAAATGGTGGTTGGGCCTTCTCAATGATCCCAGCGATTAAGAAATTATATACAACAAAAGAAGATCGCGCAGCAGCATTAGAACGTCACTTGGAATTCTTTAATACTCACCCATATGTAGCTTCACCAATTTTAGGTGTAACCTTAGCTCTTGAAGAAGAACGTGCTAATGGCGCTCCTGTAGATGATGCAGCTATTCAAGGGGTTAAAGTTGGTATGATGGGACCTTTAGCAGGTATTGGGGATCCAGTATTCTGGTTCACAGTTAAACCTATTTTAGGTGCATTAGCAGCAACTTTAGCGATTAGTGGTAATATCTTAGGACCAATTATTTATTTTGTTGCATGGAACTTAATTCGTATGGCATTCATGTGGTATACACAAGAATTTGGTTATAAAGCAGGATCAAAAATTACAGAAGATTTATCTGGTGGTATTCTTCAAGATATTACTAAAGGTGCCTCTATCCTCGGGATGTTTATCTTAGGTTCCTTGGTTAATAGATGGGTATCTATTAATTTCACACCAGTTGTCTCTAAAGTAAAATTAGATGATGGTGCTTTTATTGATTGGAAGAACTTACCAAATGGAATTGAAGGAGTTAAAACTGCGTTAGAACAACAAGCAGCAGGCCTTTCACTTAGTGAGTTCAAAGTAACAACATTACAAGATAACTTAGATAGTTTAATTACTGGGTTAGTTGGGCTTCTATTAACATTATTATGTATGTGGTTACTTAAGAAAAAAGTATCTCCTATTGTTATTATTTTAGGATTATTTGTTTCAGGTGTATTATTACACGTTATTGGTTTAATGTAA
- a CDS encoding mannose/fructose/sorbose PTS transporter subunit IIA translates to MVGIILASHGEFASGILQSASMIFGEQENVAAVTLMPSEGPEDIKKKMQDAVQGFDNQDEVLFLVDLWGGTPFNQANSLFEEHKENWAIVAGMNLPMVIEAYASRFSMESAQEIATHILGTAKEGVKVKPEELEPEEEKGAVVEQSASAGKPGKLSYVLARIDTRLLHGQVATAWTKTTGPTRIIVVSDAVAKDELRKKLIQQAAPPGVKAHVVPIEQMIKISKDDQHFGGQKALLLFETPQDVLRAVEGGVPLETVNVGSMAHSPGKVQPNKVLAFGQDDIDTFNKLKEAGVKFDVRKVPSDSKGNMEEIIKKAQEEINKK, encoded by the coding sequence ATGGTAGGGATTATCCTAGCAAGTCATGGCGAATTTGCATCAGGTATTTTACAATCAGCATCAATGATTTTTGGCGAACAAGAAAATGTTGCGGCTGTAACGTTAATGCCTTCAGAAGGACCTGAAGATATTAAGAAAAAAATGCAAGACGCAGTTCAAGGCTTTGACAATCAAGATGAAGTGCTGTTCTTAGTAGATTTATGGGGCGGTACACCTTTCAATCAAGCGAATAGTTTGTTTGAAGAACACAAAGAAAATTGGGCAATTGTGGCAGGTATGAATTTACCAATGGTCATTGAAGCTTATGCTTCTCGATTCTCAATGGAAAGTGCGCAAGAAATTGCTACTCACATCTTAGGAACAGCTAAAGAAGGCGTTAAAGTTAAGCCAGAAGAGCTTGAACCTGAAGAAGAAAAAGGAGCAGTTGTTGAGCAATCAGCAAGTGCTGGAAAACCTGGTAAATTATCTTATGTGTTAGCTCGTATTGACACTCGTTTATTACACGGTCAAGTAGCAACTGCTTGGACAAAAACGACTGGTCCAACTCGTATTATTGTTGTTTCTGATGCTGTTGCAAAAGATGAATTACGTAAGAAATTAATTCAACAAGCAGCACCACCAGGAGTGAAAGCTCATGTGGTACCGATTGAACAAATGATTAAAATCTCTAAAGATGATCAACATTTTGGTGGACAAAAAGCGTTATTATTATTTGAAACACCTCAAGACGTTTTAAGAGCAGTTGAAGGTGGCGTACCATTAGAGACAGTTAACGTGGGATCAATGGCTCACTCACCAGGAAAAGTTCAACCAAATAAAGTGTTAGCTTTTGGTCAAGATGATATTGATACATTCAATAAATTAAAAGAAGCTGGCGTTAAATTTGATGTCCGTAAAGTTCCTAGCGATTCAAAAGGAAATATGGAAGAAATTATTAAAAAAGCACAAGAAGAAATTAACAAAAAGTAA
- the hxlB gene encoding 6-phospho-3-hexuloisomerase yields MNVVTNIMSEINEVMSLIDEKELDNALPYFDKNKRIFVTGAGRSGFQGKGFAMRLMHIGYTDYVMGETITPSIQSGDTWVAISGSGTTKGIIADTKIAKEKGLSIVVLTSNRHSELAQLADSVIVVPGATKTGAGIKSIQLLSSLFDQTVHITLDALALKIANRDHTSNEDAFKGHVNVE; encoded by the coding sequence ATGAACGTAGTAACTAATATAATGAGTGAAATAAATGAAGTGATGAGTTTAATTGATGAAAAAGAATTAGACAATGCTTTACCTTATTTTGATAAAAATAAAAGAATTTTTGTTACTGGAGCTGGAAGAAGTGGCTTTCAAGGAAAAGGATTTGCTATGCGCTTGATGCATATTGGTTACACCGATTATGTCATGGGAGAAACTATTACGCCTTCCATTCAATCTGGTGACACTTGGGTTGCCATTTCAGGTTCAGGAACAACAAAAGGCATTATTGCAGACACTAAAATAGCCAAAGAAAAAGGTTTAAGTATCGTTGTTCTAACAAGTAATCGTCATTCTGAGTTAGCTCAATTAGCTGATAGTGTGATTGTGGTTCCAGGAGCAACTAAAACAGGAGCAGGTATTAAATCTATCCAGTTGTTGTCTTCTTTATTTGATCAAACAGTCCATATCACTCTGGATGCCTTAGCGTTAAAAATTGCGAATCGAGATCATACATCTAACGAAGATGCTTTTAAAGGACATGTTAACGTAGAATAG
- a CDS encoding DUF956 family protein, with the protein MVQSINTKVDVVEKATSFLGMADYGKIMVGDKGFEFYNERDAKNFIQIPWEEVDIVITSVMFKGKWIPRFAIKTKQNGTFTFSTKDPKKVLRAIRVYITPDRIVKSLSFFQVLQRSVKNIFTKKNKNE; encoded by the coding sequence TTGGTACAATCAATTAATACAAAAGTAGATGTAGTAGAAAAGGCAACTTCTTTTTTAGGTATGGCAGACTACGGTAAAATTATGGTTGGCGATAAAGGGTTCGAGTTCTACAATGAGCGAGATGCTAAGAACTTTATCCAAATTCCATGGGAAGAAGTAGATATCGTTATTACTTCTGTTATGTTCAAAGGGAAATGGATTCCACGATTTGCTATTAAAACAAAGCAAAATGGTACATTCACTTTTTCTACGAAGGATCCTAAAAAAGTGTTGCGAGCTATTCGGGTTTATATCACTCCAGACCGAATAGTTAAGTCCCTCAGTTTTTTTCAAGTTCTACAAAGAAGTGTTAAAAATATTTTTACGAAAAAAAATAAAAATGAGTAA
- a CDS encoding flavocytochrome c — MKNKVLKTVTTSLAVMFLLAGCAGGKETAKKDETKKTESSSSEVTTGASEKGYTDPKELKDEYDIVIVGAGGAGMAAAIEAKDEGKNPVILEKMPVAGGNTLKSSSGMNASETKFQKDQGIKDSNDKFYEETLKGGHGTNDKELLRYYVDNSADAIDWLDGMGIKLNNLTITGGMSEKRTHRPEDGSAVGGYLVDGLLRNVHEKKIPIFVNADVTEITEKDNTVDGVKVKIDKKEKEIKSKAVVVTTGGYGANPEMLEKEKPELKGYVTTNSEGSTGDGIKMIEKLGGQTVDMDQIQIHPTVQQDKGILIGEAVRGEGGILVSQEGKRFVNEMDTRDNVSAAENKLKEKSSYLIFDAGVKERVKAIDFYEKQGFVKKSDTVEGLAKEIDMDAKTLKETVDTWNKAVADKKDSEFNRETGMDNGLEKADFYAIKIAPGIHYTMGGVKINDKTEVLDKDGKAIKGLYASGELTGGLHGENRIGGNSVGDIIVFGRQSGKQASEFIK, encoded by the coding sequence ATGAAAAACAAAGTGTTAAAAACTGTGACAACTAGTTTAGCAGTCATGTTTCTTTTGGCAGGTTGTGCCGGTGGAAAAGAGACAGCTAAAAAAGATGAAACGAAAAAAACAGAAAGCTCAAGCTCAGAGGTAACAACAGGCGCATCTGAAAAGGGCTACACTGATCCTAAAGAATTAAAGGATGAATATGACATTGTTATTGTTGGTGCTGGTGGAGCAGGAATGGCAGCCGCTATTGAAGCTAAGGATGAAGGAAAAAATCCCGTTATTTTAGAAAAAATGCCAGTTGCAGGTGGTAATACCTTAAAATCATCAAGTGGAATGAATGCTTCAGAAACAAAATTCCAAAAAGATCAAGGAATTAAAGATAGTAATGATAAATTCTATGAAGAAACTTTAAAAGGTGGTCATGGAACAAACGATAAAGAGCTATTACGTTATTATGTGGATAATTCGGCAGATGCGATTGATTGGTTAGATGGTATGGGAATTAAACTAAATAACTTAACGATCACTGGTGGTATGAGCGAAAAAAGAACTCACCGTCCTGAAGATGGTTCAGCAGTAGGTGGTTATTTAGTAGATGGCTTACTAAGAAATGTTCATGAAAAGAAAATTCCTATTTTTGTAAATGCTGATGTAACTGAAATTACTGAAAAAGATAATACTGTAGACGGTGTTAAAGTTAAAATTGACAAAAAAGAAAAAGAAATTAAAAGTAAAGCTGTCGTAGTCACAACAGGTGGTTATGGTGCTAACCCTGAAATGTTAGAAAAAGAAAAACCTGAATTAAAAGGTTATGTGACAACTAACTCAGAAGGCAGTACTGGTGATGGTATCAAGATGATTGAAAAACTTGGTGGACAAACAGTGGATATGGATCAAATTCAAATCCATCCAACTGTTCAACAAGATAAAGGAATCTTAATTGGTGAAGCTGTTCGTGGTGAAGGCGGAATCTTAGTTTCTCAAGAAGGAAAACGTTTTGTAAATGAAATGGATACACGTGATAATGTTTCTGCTGCTGAAAATAAATTAAAAGAAAAATCTTCTTATTTAATTTTTGATGCAGGCGTTAAAGAACGTGTTAAAGCAATTGATTTTTATGAAAAACAAGGTTTTGTTAAAAAATCAGATACGGTTGAAGGTTTAGCGAAAGAAATTGATATGGATGCTAAAACATTAAAAGAAACAGTTGATACTTGGAATAAAGCAGTAGCAGATAAAAAAGATTCAGAATTTAACCGTGAAACTGGTATGGATAACGGATTAGAAAAAGCTGACTTTTATGCGATAAAAATAGCACCAGGTATTCATTACACAATGGGTGGCGTGAAAATCAATGATAAAACAGAAGTGTTAGACAAAGATGGAAAAGCAATCAAAGGTTTATATGCTTCTGGTGAATTAACAGGTGGCTTACATGGTGAAAACCGAATCGGTGGTAACTCAGTGGGAGATATTATTGTGTTTGGTCGTCAATCAGGTAAACAAGCATCAGAATTTATTAAATAA
- a CDS encoding PTS mannose/fructose/sorbose transporter subunit IIC encodes MELNAIQMILVIIVAFLAGMEGILDEFHFHQPVIACTLIGLVTGQLVPCLILGGTLQLLALGWANIGAAVAPDAALASVASAIILVLGGQGKAGVDSAIALAIPLAVAGLLLTILCRTIATAFVHFMDAAAKEGDFKKIEFWHIMAIGLQGIRIAIPAGLILAIGEGPVKSLLLSMPEWLTKGLAIGGGMVVAVGFAMVINMMATKEVWPFFALGFVIATVSEITLIGLGVIGMSLALIYLALSKQGGGSGGNGGSNTGDPVGDIIDNY; translated from the coding sequence ATGGAATTAAATGCTATTCAAATGATATTAGTCATTATCGTTGCATTTTTAGCAGGTATGGAAGGAATTTTAGATGAGTTTCATTTCCATCAACCAGTTATTGCATGTACGTTAATCGGATTAGTTACAGGACAACTAGTTCCTTGTCTTATTTTAGGTGGTACCTTACAGTTATTGGCACTTGGTTGGGCAAACATTGGGGCTGCTGTGGCACCCGACGCTGCTCTAGCTTCAGTAGCATCAGCAATTATTTTAGTTTTAGGTGGACAAGGTAAAGCAGGAGTAGATTCAGCTATCGCATTAGCTATTCCTTTAGCAGTAGCAGGTCTTTTATTAACAATTTTATGTCGTACAATTGCAACAGCATTCGTTCATTTTATGGACGCTGCGGCTAAAGAAGGAGATTTCAAAAAAATCGAATTCTGGCACATTATGGCTATTGGTTTACAAGGTATTCGTATCGCAATTCCAGCAGGTCTTATTTTAGCAATTGGTGAAGGTCCAGTGAAATCTTTACTCTTATCTATGCCAGAGTGGTTAACAAAAGGTTTAGCAATTGGTGGTGGAATGGTAGTAGCTGTTGGTTTTGCAATGGTTATTAACATGATGGCAACAAAAGAAGTATGGCCATTCTTTGCTTTAGGTTTTGTTATTGCAACAGTTTCAGAAATTACTCTTATCGGACTTGGTGTAATTGGTATGTCACTAGCTCTTATCTACTTAGCCCTTTCTAAACAAGGTGGCGGCTCAGGTGGTAATGGGGGATCTAATACTGGTGACCCTGTCGGCGATATTATAGATAACTATTAA
- a CDS encoding orotidine 5'-phosphate decarboxylase / HUMPS family protein, translated as MKLQVAIDRVSLEEAVNLSKRLDGQVDLIEMGTSLVKDYGIEGIKQIRNALSESDLLIDLKTIDEGAYEFKQGFTFGGDVLTVMGASSIETIRACYKVSREYQKTMMIDLLEVNEEKIKELEEFEEAVFCLHHSIDKVNDWHVLETISTFQKSFPKLKRLAIAGGIDLTQAKELNQQGLIEIIVVGSHITKSKNAVEEASKFMEELKNERSN; from the coding sequence ATGAAATTACAAGTTGCAATTGATAGAGTCAGTCTAGAAGAGGCAGTTAATCTTTCTAAAAGATTGGATGGGCAAGTTGATTTGATTGAAATGGGCACATCTCTGGTTAAAGATTATGGTATAGAAGGGATCAAGCAAATAAGAAATGCTTTAAGTGAAAGTGATTTATTAATTGATTTGAAAACTATTGATGAAGGTGCTTATGAATTTAAACAAGGTTTTACGTTTGGTGGGGATGTTTTAACCGTTATGGGAGCATCCTCCATTGAAACCATTAGAGCTTGTTATAAAGTTAGTCGCGAATACCAAAAGACAATGATGATTGATTTACTAGAAGTTAATGAAGAAAAAATAAAAGAGTTAGAAGAGTTTGAGGAAGCTGTTTTTTGTTTACATCATTCAATTGATAAAGTGAATGATTGGCATGTATTGGAGACAATATCAACTTTTCAAAAGTCTTTTCCAAAATTAAAAAGGCTTGCTATTGCAGGTGGAATTGATTTAACTCAAGCAAAAGAATTAAATCAACAAGGGTTAATTGAAATCATTGTTGTTGGTTCTCATATTACGAAATCTAAAAATGCTGTAGAAGAAGCAAGTAAATTTATGGAGGAATTAAAGAATGAACGTAGTAACTAA
- a CDS encoding PTS sugar transporter subunit IIB, with translation MAIDIRLARIDDRLIHGQVATAWSKQMEIDRILVISDEAAENQIRKLLLKQAAPSGIRVNVISVARMHEVYQSNILQFEKVALLFTSPQDVEVLVRQGMELSSINIGGMSFSSDKKMLTNFISVDEKDIASFIYLSEQGIELEIRKVPADHKQNLVELLKKQNFL, from the coding sequence ATGGCCATAGATATTCGATTAGCTCGAATTGATGATCGTTTAATTCATGGTCAGGTTGCAACAGCTTGGTCTAAACAAATGGAAATTGATCGTATTTTAGTTATCAGTGATGAAGCTGCTGAAAATCAAATACGAAAACTTTTGCTGAAACAAGCAGCACCTAGTGGTATTCGAGTGAATGTTATTAGTGTTGCCAGAATGCATGAAGTGTATCAAAGTAACATTTTACAATTTGAAAAAGTCGCGTTACTGTTTACTTCACCTCAAGATGTAGAGGTATTGGTTAGACAAGGAATGGAACTTTCTTCTATTAATATTGGAGGAATGAGTTTTTCAAGTGATAAAAAAATGTTAACTAATTTTATTTCTGTTGATGAAAAAGATATTGCTTCTTTCATCTATTTGTCAGAACAAGGGATCGAACTTGAAATTAGAAAAGTTCCTGCAGACCACAAACAGAACTTAGTCGAACTTTTAAAAAAACAGAACTTCTTATAA
- a CDS encoding sigma 54-interacting transcriptional regulator — translation MKRIDRVYQYIKEETKHLDVDKLDNGSGITTNQVAEHFNIQRSNASKDLNSLVREGLIDKLDGRPVRYVCKSVFRHKPLSKYVESYRETEAPLPKKTKEEFFNSDDIFKRVVGAYGSMKNATEQAKAAILYPPKGLNSLIIGPTGSGKTFFAHTMFQFAKKNQVIAKNKEMIVFNCADYASNPELLMSHLFGHVKGAFTGADQEKEGLISLANDSFLFLDEIHRLPPEGQEMVFYFMDNGTFAKLGETQKSHHSSVRIICATTEDPSSSLLNTFVRRIPITIQLPNFKDRTAKEKIDLVKIMMTMEAKRIQRKIILSEDVVKALIGSVSYGNVGQLKSNVQLVTAQSFLNHMEQDEIQITLEELNESIKEGLITLSHDRKSLSELTPLLTPQLVISPNEPLDMFEEDSYELPYNLYEIIGDKAAVLKEDGLSQDAINHFISTDINVHLKSFYRNHGFTFDTENKLTEIIDERIINTTRKIYEYAREALDYDFQTNFLYAMGLHISSFLNRLQNKSELLTQDNENIKNMVAHYPQEMEVAKIFKQIIEEDYQVEVPLSEVHYLTVLLVSLRENKEDGRIGVVVAAHGNTTASSMVQVVTQLLKVDNLRSVDMPLEMKPKEAFEKIVEEVVSVNEGSGVMLLVDMGSLVTFADDIKLETGIEVKVVDMVTTSIVLEAARKSSLLDTTLEDLYESLAHFHGYTMTSQEEVQVSTGLSYKEEAIVAICASGKGTAQRMKELIDHYLLSKLKTDIAVFPISIVELNQEIKKIQENYEIIASTGIKDPKLNVPFISMDTLFSEKGPDVLEEVLMKRFEEDDQPMELTMEKAKSICYDYVKESFTFINPDKLLPSIWLFSQKIAEVELIQAEPGFYINLCMHTAGAIERELRQDTLTVSKDDLEEMKDTLVYQRIVPIFEELNQMLQLSFSDNEIYFIYQIIENEKSKR, via the coding sequence ATGAAACGAATTGATAGGGTGTACCAATACATAAAAGAAGAGACGAAACATTTAGATGTAGATAAATTGGATAACGGCTCAGGAATTACGACAAATCAAGTGGCGGAACATTTTAATATTCAAAGAAGTAATGCTAGCAAGGATTTGAACAGTTTAGTTCGAGAAGGTTTAATTGATAAATTGGATGGAAGACCTGTTCGCTATGTTTGTAAATCAGTTTTTAGGCACAAACCACTATCTAAATATGTGGAGAGTTACCGAGAAACAGAAGCGCCATTACCTAAAAAAACAAAAGAAGAATTTTTCAATTCTGATGATATTTTTAAAAGAGTCGTAGGAGCTTATGGAAGTATGAAAAATGCCACTGAACAAGCAAAAGCGGCTATTTTATATCCTCCAAAAGGATTGAATTCTTTGATTATTGGGCCAACTGGCTCGGGGAAAACTTTTTTTGCTCATACCATGTTTCAGTTTGCTAAAAAAAACCAAGTAATAGCTAAAAATAAAGAAATGATTGTCTTTAACTGTGCGGATTATGCTAGTAATCCAGAGCTTTTGATGAGTCATTTATTTGGTCATGTCAAAGGAGCGTTTACAGGAGCTGATCAAGAAAAAGAAGGATTAATTAGTTTAGCAAATGACAGTTTCCTGTTTTTAGATGAGATACACCGTTTACCACCAGAAGGGCAAGAAATGGTCTTTTATTTTATGGACAATGGAACCTTTGCTAAATTAGGTGAAACACAAAAGAGTCATCACTCAAGTGTTCGAATTATTTGTGCTACAACAGAAGATCCATCTTCTTCATTGTTGAATACTTTTGTCAGACGAATTCCTATAACGATTCAGTTACCTAATTTTAAAGATCGAACAGCAAAAGAAAAAATTGATTTAGTTAAGATCATGATGACGATGGAAGCTAAACGGATTCAACGAAAAATTATTTTAAGTGAAGACGTGGTAAAAGCGTTGATTGGAAGTGTTTCTTATGGAAATGTGGGACAATTAAAATCTAATGTCCAATTGGTCACGGCTCAATCTTTTTTAAACCATATGGAACAAGATGAAATCCAAATTACTCTTGAAGAATTAAATGAGAGTATTAAAGAAGGGTTGATTACCCTTTCTCATGATCGAAAGAGCCTATCTGAGTTAACTCCTTTATTAACACCTCAGTTGGTTATTTCACCTAATGAACCTTTAGATATGTTTGAAGAAGACTCCTATGAACTACCGTATAATTTATACGAAATTATTGGGGATAAAGCGGCTGTTTTAAAAGAAGATGGTTTGTCACAAGACGCGATTAATCATTTTATTTCAACAGATATAAATGTCCATTTAAAATCATTTTACCGAAATCACGGGTTTACATTTGATACAGAAAATAAATTAACAGAAATCATCGATGAACGAATCATTAATACAACCAGAAAAATTTATGAATATGCGAGAGAAGCTTTAGATTACGATTTCCAAACCAATTTTTTATATGCTATGGGACTTCACATTAGTTCGTTTTTAAACCGACTTCAAAATAAATCAGAGCTTTTAACACAAGATAATGAGAATATTAAAAACATGGTTGCCCATTATCCTCAAGAAATGGAAGTTGCTAAAATTTTTAAGCAAATTATCGAAGAAGATTATCAAGTCGAAGTTCCTCTATCAGAGGTTCATTATTTAACAGTTCTATTAGTTTCTTTAAGAGAGAATAAAGAGGATGGACGGATTGGCGTTGTTGTAGCAGCTCATGGTAATACAACAGCTTCCAGTATGGTTCAAGTAGTGACGCAATTATTAAAAGTAGATAATTTAAGAAGTGTTGATATGCCATTAGAGATGAAGCCAAAAGAGGCCTTTGAAAAGATTGTTGAGGAAGTTGTATCGGTAAATGAAGGTAGTGGCGTCATGCTTTTAGTTGATATGGGATCTCTTGTCACCTTTGCAGATGATATAAAATTAGAAACAGGCATTGAAGTTAAAGTCGTAGATATGGTAACGACTTCTATTGTTTTAGAGGCAGCTAGAAAGTCTAGTTTATTAGATACGACATTAGAAGATTTGTATGAATCATTGGCACATTTTCACGGTTATACAATGACTAGTCAAGAGGAAGTACAGGTATCAACAGGTCTTTCGTATAAAGAAGAAGCGATTGTAGCTATTTGTGCCTCTGGTAAAGGAACAGCACAACGAATGAAAGAGTTGATTGATCATTACCTCCTATCGAAACTCAAAACAGATATCGCTGTTTTTCCCATTTCAATTGTTGAATTGAATCAAGAAATTAAAAAAATTCAAGAAAATTATGAAATTATTGCATCCACAGGCATTAAAGATCCTAAACTAAATGTTCCTTTTATTTCAATGGATACACTATTTTCTGAAAAAGGTCCAGATGTGTTGGAAGAAGTGTTAATGAAACGATTTGAAGAGGACGATCAACCGATGGAGTTGACCATGGAAAAGGCGAAAAGTATTTGTTATGACTATGTTAAAGAGAGTTTTACTTTTATTAATCCAGACAAATTGTTACCTTCTATTTGGTTGTTCTCACAAAAAATAGCAGAAGTTGAATTAATTCAGGCTGAACCAGGCTTTTATATCAACTTATGTATGCATACAGCTGGAGCTATTGAAAGAGAGCTTAGACAGGATACATTAACGGTTTCTAAAGATGATTTGGAAGAGATGAAAGATACACTAGTGTATCAACGGATAGTTCCTATATTTGAGGAATTGAATCAAATGTTACAGTTATCTTTTTCTGATAATGAAATCTATTTTATTTATCAAATCATTGAAAACGAAAAATCAAAAAGATAA